The genomic segment CCCCTGTCACTTACGCGCGTACGGGGCCGCCGGCCGGCGGCAGGCCCTTGATGGCGTCACGCACGCCCTCGAGCCCGGGGAGGCTGGCGTTCGCCTCGGGGATCTCCTCGCCCCTCCCCACCCACACGATGCGCATCCCCGGGTAGCGCCGACGGGCCTCCCGGACCAGTTCGGCGAAGGAACCCCACGTCACCAGCACGTGTGGTCGCTCGCGCTCGATCTCAGCCAGGGCCTCGTCGGCGGACGTGGTCCCGTCGACCAGCTCCCACTCCGCTCCGGCCGCGGCCTGCTTCAGCGCCGCCAGCGACGGGGCGCCCACCGCCACGCACAGCACCCTCAGCGCCCGGCACATGCCTACAACCAGTCCCGGCGCTTGAACATCCGGTACAGGACGAACATCGACCCCGCCATGAGCACGAGGACGTACGCGTAGCCGAACCGCCACCGCAGCTCCGGCATGTGCACGAAGTTCATCCCGTAGATCCCCGCGATGAGCGTGGGAACGAGCAGGATGCCCGCCCACGAGGTCAGCCGCTTCATGATCAGGTTCAACCGGTTCGACATCTGGGAGAGCTGCGCCTCCAGGGCGGAGGTCAGCAGGTCCCGGATGTTGTCGGCGAACTCCAGCGTGCGGATCACGTGGTCCTGGACGTCCCGGAAGTACGGGCCAAGCTTCTGCGTGACGAACCCGGGCTGTTCCTGGACCAGGTCCAGCACCTCGCGCAGGGGGATCACCAGCCGCCGGAACACGACCACCCGGCGCTTCAGCCGGAAGATGGCCTCCTGCACGTCCGGGTCGGGCTGGTCGGCGAACACGCGGTCCTCGATGTCCTCCGACAGGTCCTCGTATCGTTCGATGAGGTCGAAGTACCGGTCCACGATCTCGTCGAGGAGCACGTACAGCAGGAAACCGCCGCCCTCGCCGGTGAGCTCGGGCTGGCGGTCCCATCGCTTCAGGACCTCGCTCAGGTCGAACGCCGGCGCGTACCGGAGGGTGATGAGGTAGCGGTGTCCCGCGAACGCGTGGACCTCGCTGTCCACGAGCTCGTCGCTCCCGTCCAGGGTCAGGCCATGGATGACCACGAAGAAGTAGCCCTCGTACACATCCACCTTGGGCCGCTGGTTGCGGTTGCGGGTGTCCTCGATGGCCAGGGGATGGAGGTTGAATTCCTCCTGGATCATGGCCAGTTCCTCGTCGGTCGGCTCCTCCAGGTCGAGCCAGACCCTGGCCCCGCTCTCCCGGATCAGGTCGCTGGCCCGAGCGGGATCGAACGCCTCCTCCTTGAGGATCCCGTCTCGGTACAGCCGGCACGTGATCATGGCCGGGCCAGCCTAGCGTACGGCGCGGGCCAGCTAGGCTTGCTTTGCCGTGCCCTCCTCCTCGCCGCTCGTCGAGCTCCTCCGCTTCCTGGACGACCTGCACGAGCGGGTGGAGCGGACGTGGTGGGGGGCCGTGGTCACCGACTCCCGGTTCCCGCTGCTGTGGGAGGCGAACTACGCGGCCGTGGACACGCCGGCCGCCGACCTGTCCCTCGCGGAGGTCCGGGAGGTCCTGCACTCGGCGGTGCGCGAGGCCGGCGCGAGCCACGAGCACGTCTGGATCATGCAGCCGCATGCAACGGCCTGCCTCCTGGGCGACCTGGCCGAGGAAGGGCGGCCGGTGCACTGGGACGACCTCCTGCGCCACGGGCCTCGAGCCCCCGTCGAACCCCCCGCCTATCCGGTCGAGGAGGCCGGCGACCTCGATGTCGCGTTCTGGGGACGGCAGCGGTCGGCCCTGCGCGAGTTCGGGATCACGGAGCCGGCCGTGGTCGAGCAGGTGCTCCGGCGGCAGCGCGAGGTGGTGGCCCCGGCCGGGAAGCGCTGGTTCACCGCCCGCGAGGAGGACCAGGTGGCCGGCATGGGTTCGATGGTCGTCCACGGCCGGACCGCCTACGTCGACGACGTGGTGACGTTTCCGGCGTTCCGCCGCCGCGGGGTGGCCCGATCGGTGGTGGCGGCCATGCTGGGGGCGGCGCGAGCGGCCGGAGCGGAGGAGACCTTCCTGTTCGCCGACCAGCCCGGACCCGTCCGGCTGTACGAGGGCCTGGGCTTCGAGGTCGCGGAACGGGTGGCGACGTCGCTGGGAAGGCTTCCCGGCGCTCAGCCCCTCGAGGCCCGTCCGGGTGGTCCGTCCCGGCGCACCTCGGAGCGATCGACCGGCAGGGGCCCGGGACGCCCGAGGTAGTAGCCCTGGCCGTAGGCCACCCCGAGGCTCCGAAGGGCCTCCAGCTCCTCCCCGGTCTCGATGCCCTCGGCCACGATGGTGGCGCCGATCTCGCCGGCGAACGACGTGAGCGCCGAGGCCAGCGCGTGGCGGGCCCGGTCGCCGTCCACGCCCCGGGTCAGCGAGATGTCGAGCTTGATGATGTCCGGTGACAGCCGGAGGATGTGCTGGAGGCTGGCGAACCCGGCACCCGCGTCGTCGATGGCGAGCCGGCCGCCCAGGCTCCGGATCTCGGCGAGGGAGCGGTTCAGGGCGTCGTAGTCGTGGACCCGGGCGTGCTCGCTGATCTCGAACACCACCCGCTCCACCGGCGTCTCCGCGAGGAGCCGCAGGAACATCGGGGACACCGCGGTGTCGGGCGACAGGTTCACCGCCAGGTAGGCAGGTGGCGGGATCCGGTCGAGGTTCGACAGCGCCGCCCGCGCCGTGGTGATCTCCAGGTCGATCCGCAGGCCGATCTCGCCCGCCTCGTCGAACCACACCTCCGGCGACGTGGGGGGCTTCCCGCCGAACCGGGCCAGCGCCTCCTGCCCCACCGTCTCGCTGGTTCGGAGGTCCTTCACGGGCTGGAAGGCCATCTCCACGCCCTCGCCCTGCACGACCCGCCGCATCAGGTCGACCCGCCGGCGCCGAAGCTCCGCCTCGTGGTCGTGCAGGGCGAGCTGGCCGACCAGCTCGCTGATGACGCTTCCCGTCACCTCCGGCGACAGGACCGACTCTCCCCGAACGGACCGGCGGACGGCCTCGAGGATCTCGTCGGTGGACGAGCCCTTCACCAGGTACCCCACCGCGCCGGAGCGGAGCATCTCCAGCACGGTCGCCTTGTCGTCCAGCGCGGAGAGCGCCAGGACGCGGATCTCGGGGCACGCGGCGCGGATCTCCCGCGCGGCACGCACACCTCCCCCGCCCGGCATCCGCACGTCCAGGAGGGCCACCTCCGGACGCTCCCGCCTGGCCATCTCGATGGCCCCCTCGGCGTCCTCGGCCGCCCCCACCACGATGAGCTCGTCCTCCCCGGCCAGGAGGGCGGCCAGCGCCTCCCTGGTGTGGGGCTCGTCCTCCGCGAGCATCACCCTGATCCGGTCCATCGTCGGGTAGCTTGCCACGATGCTGCCTCCCCTCACGGCATCCACCGGAGAAATCTCCGGAGGCATGCCGGTTCCACCCGGGGGTAACGTTCCCCCAACGTGATCGGCAAGCTCATGCGTCGCATCGACCTGTACCAGCAGCGCCATGCCTGGCTCGGCTTCCCGCTGGCGGTGGTGAAGAAGTTCGGGGAGGACCAGGCAGGGAGCAAGGCCGCGCTGATCGCCTACTACGGGTTCTTCTCCCTGTTCCCGCTGCTGCTGGTGTTCGCCGCGGTGCTGGGGTTCGTCCTGCACGGCGACGTGGCGCTCCAGCGCCGCGTCATCACCTCGGTGAAGGACAACTTCCCGGCGGTGTCGAGCTACCTGAAGATCGGCTCCATCTCCGGCAGCGGGGTCGCGCTCGGCATCGGCCTGGCGGGCGCCCTGTGGGCCGGCATGGGCGTCACCACCGCGGCGCAGGATGCGATGAACTCGATCTGGGACGTGCCGCTCTCGGCCCGGCCCAACTTCCTGAAGACGAGGCTGCGCGGGCTCGGGCTGCTGGTGCTGCTGGGAGTCTTCGCGCTCGCGTCGACGTTCCTGTCCGGGCTCGGATCGACCTCGGGGTCGTTCTCCATGCTCCTGCGGGTGGCCGGCATCGCTGGGTCGCTCGCCCTGAACCTGGTGCTGTACGCCCTGGCCTTCCGGGTCCTCACCGTGAAACACCTGTCAGTGCGGGAGATCCTGCCCGGCGCGATCCTGGGGGCGGTCCTGTGGACCCTGCTCCAGACCCTGGGCGGCTACTACGTGACCCATCAGGTGGCGAACGCCCAGCCGCTGTACGGGTCGTTCGCCGTGGTCATCGGGCTGCTCGCGTGGATCTACCTGGGGGCGCAGCTGACCCTGTACGCGGCGGAGGTGAACGTGGTGCGAGCGGCCCACCTGTGGCCTCGCAGCCTGTTCGGGCCGCCGTCCACGGAAGCCGACCGGCAGGCGCTGGTCCGGCTGGCCCACCAGGCCTCGCGCGTGGCCGGCGAGCTGGTCGAGGTGAAGCTCCATCCCCCCGAGACCAACGCCGAGCCCAGAACGCGAACGCCGCTCGCGGTCCCGAGGGCGACCGGGGGCGGCGGGCCGAGTCGGTCTGAACGGGCCGGGGAACCCGACGGGGCGGGCTCCAGCTCCAGCCCGCCCCGTGCGTCTACGACCCGGTTCCGTGACTACGGCGTGAGGTGCAGGATGATCGTGTTCGTCTTCTGCTTGAAGTTCAGGACCGTGGCGTAGCCACGGGTGTTGGACAGTGTGCTGGTCCCGCCCGTGACGGCCAGCGTGTTCGTCGTGTTGTTGAAGTTGACGATGCCGGTCAGGACCACCTGGCCTCGCGCGAACAGGCTGAGGCTCCACACGCAGTTGAGCTGCTTCTTGTTCGGGTTGGTCCAGGTGCAGACCTGCGCGTCGCTCCCGACGATCTTGCCGTTCTGGGTCAGGGAGTCGTTCACGATCAGCTGGTCGCCCTGACTGATCCCGGCCGCCCCGGCGTTCACCGTGGTCTGACTGATGAGCTTGGTGAACACCTTGATGGTGATGGGCGCGGACAGGTCGGACCCGGCGATCGCCCCGGTGGTTCCGGCGACCAGCCCGGCGATCAGGACCCCGGCCGCGATGGCAAGCGAGACGTTCTTCCGCATCTCCACGGCTCCTTTCTTCTGTCCAGGCGAAGCGTCGCGGCGGACGCCGGACGCGGGTACCCCGTGCCGCTCCCCCTCCTTTCGCACGCCGTTTCCCTGAAGCATGTCCCG from the Actinomycetota bacterium genome contains:
- the corA gene encoding magnesium/cobalt transporter CorA, whose amino-acid sequence is MITCRLYRDGILKEEAFDPARASDLIRESGARVWLDLEEPTDEELAMIQEEFNLHPLAIEDTRNRNQRPKVDVYEGYFFVVIHGLTLDGSDELVDSEVHAFAGHRYLITLRYAPAFDLSEVLKRWDRQPELTGEGGGFLLYVLLDEIVDRYFDLIERYEDLSEDIEDRVFADQPDPDVQEAIFRLKRRVVVFRRLVIPLREVLDLVQEQPGFVTQKLGPYFRDVQDHVIRTLEFADNIRDLLTSALEAQLSQMSNRLNLIMKRLTSWAGILLVPTLIAGIYGMNFVHMPELRWRFGYAYVLVLMAGSMFVLYRMFKRRDWL
- a CDS encoding GNAT family N-acetyltransferase, with amino-acid sequence MPSSSPLVELLRFLDDLHERVERTWWGAVVTDSRFPLLWEANYAAVDTPAADLSLAEVREVLHSAVREAGASHEHVWIMQPHATACLLGDLAEEGRPVHWDDLLRHGPRAPVEPPAYPVEEAGDLDVAFWGRQRSALREFGITEPAVVEQVLRRQREVVAPAGKRWFTAREEDQVAGMGSMVVHGRTAYVDDVVTFPAFRRRGVARSVVAAMLGAARAAGAEETFLFADQPGPVRLYEGLGFEVAERVATSLGRLPGAQPLEARPGGPSRRTSERSTGRGPGRPR
- a CDS encoding EAL domain-containing protein — translated: MASYPTMDRIRVMLAEDEPHTREALAALLAGEDELIVVGAAEDAEGAIEMARRERPEVALLDVRMPGGGGVRAAREIRAACPEIRVLALSALDDKATVLEMLRSGAVGYLVKGSSTDEILEAVRRSVRGESVLSPEVTGSVISELVGQLALHDHEAELRRRRVDLMRRVVQGEGVEMAFQPVKDLRTSETVGQEALARFGGKPPTSPEVWFDEAGEIGLRIDLEITTARAALSNLDRIPPPAYLAVNLSPDTAVSPMFLRLLAETPVERVVFEISEHARVHDYDALNRSLAEIRSLGGRLAIDDAGAGFASLQHILRLSPDIIKLDISLTRGVDGDRARHALASALTSFAGEIGATIVAEGIETGEELEALRSLGVAYGQGYYLGRPGPLPVDRSEVRRDGPPGRASRG
- a CDS encoding YihY/virulence factor BrkB family protein; this encodes MIGKLMRRIDLYQQRHAWLGFPLAVVKKFGEDQAGSKAALIAYYGFFSLFPLLLVFAAVLGFVLHGDVALQRRVITSVKDNFPAVSSYLKIGSISGSGVALGIGLAGALWAGMGVTTAAQDAMNSIWDVPLSARPNFLKTRLRGLGLLVLLGVFALASTFLSGLGSTSGSFSMLLRVAGIAGSLALNLVLYALAFRVLTVKHLSVREILPGAILGAVLWTLLQTLGGYYVTHQVANAQPLYGSFAVVIGLLAWIYLGAQLTLYAAEVNVVRAAHLWPRSLFGPPSTEADRQALVRLAHQASRVAGELVEVKLHPPETNAEPRTRTPLAVPRATGGGGPSRSERAGEPDGAGSSSSPPRASTTRFRDYGVRCRMIVFVFCLKFRTVA